A genome region from Coffea arabica cultivar ET-39 chromosome 7e, Coffea Arabica ET-39 HiFi, whole genome shotgun sequence includes the following:
- the LOC113700213 gene encoding probable methyltransferase TCM_000336 isoform X1 has translation MKMDVEKIFRMKGGVGKTSYSKNSSLQKKASDKVKYITLETIEQVYLTAKPKSLGIADLGCSSGPNTLSNIREIVDAIEEISRRTLQPAPEFRVYLNDLPTNDFNAIFQALPDFYGGLKNGRSNQGAPPSIYIAGYPGSFYGRLFPDNCLHFIYSSYSLHWLSRVPQGLYDETCRPINKGSIYISDNSPPEVPKAYSKQFQEDFSLFLHSRSKELVSGGGMVLILLARKGPSHIDRGNSFFWEILYRSLASLVRKGDVEEEKLDSYDVHFYAPSKEELEDLIKKEGSLKLEGVEMFEIEKDVCDGSATSYGTRVAMTVRAIQESMIAHHFGDAIVDDLFDIYGRMVDEEMAKEDIRPMTSVVVLRKL, from the exons ATGAAAATGGACGTTGAAAAAATTTTCCGCATGAAAGGTGGGGTGGGGAAGACTAGCTATTCCAAAAATTCTTCTCTACAG AAGAAGGCTTCTGATAAGGTGAAATACATAACCCTGGAGACCATCGAACAAGTTTATCTGACCGCAAAACCAAAGAGCTTAGGCATAGCTGACTTGGGTTGCTCCTCAGGACCCAACACATTGTCAAACATTAGAGAAATAGTGGATGCAATTGAAGAGATCAGTCGCAGAACCTTGCAACCAGCACCTGAATTTCGAGTGTACCTAAATGATCTTCCCACCAATGACTTTAATGCTATATTCCAGGCCTTACCAGATTTCTATGGTGGCCTCAAGAATGGAAGAAGCAATCAGGGGGCGCCTCCGTCTATATACATAGCTGGTTATCCTGGATCATTTTATGGAAGACTTTTCCCTGATAACTGCTTGCACTTCATATATTCCTCCTACAGTTTGCACTGGCTATCCAGG GTTCCTCAGGGTCTTTATGATGAGACATGCAGACCAATCAACAAAGGCAGCATATATATTTCTGATAACAGTCCTCCAGAGGTGCCCAAAGCATACTCCAAACAGTTCCAGGAAGATTTCTCACTGTTCTTGCATTCAAGGTCAAAGGAGCTTGTTAGTGGAGGTGGGATGGTGCTGATTTTGTTGGCAAGGAAAGGTCCTAGTCATATTGATAGAGGAAATTCATTCTTCTGGGAAATTCTCTACAGATCTTTAGCCTCTTTGGTTCGCAAG GGAGATGTTGAGGAGGAAAAACTGGATTCATATGATGTTCATTTTTATGCGCCATCCAAGGAGGAATTGGAAGATTTGATTAAAAAGGAGGGGTCCCTGAAATTGGAAGGGGTTGAAATGTTTGAAATTGAGAAAGATGTTTGTGATGGTAGCGCTACAAGCTATGGAACAAGGGTTGCTATGACTGTTAGGGCTATTCAGGAATCAATGATCGCCCACCATTTTGGTGATGCAATCGTTGATGATTTGTTTGATATATATGGAAGGATGGTTGATGAAGAAATGGCCAAAGAAGATATTAGGCCTATGACTTCAGTTGTTGTCCTTCGAAAACTATGA
- the LOC140011121 gene encoding toMV susceptible protein tm-1(GCR26)-like — translation MAKNEMNEAVQVFCVGTADTKLEELRFLSQSVQSNLSNFSTNSSTKVQVTVVDVSAGEKEVQSCGDFTFVSREDVFSASGEPSPVQLPDDRGKAVAVICKALENFLRKAHRGRVLAGVVGLGGSGGTSLLSSAFRSLPIGIPKLLVSTVASGQTEPYIGTSDLLLFPSVVDICGINNVSRVVLSNAGAAFAGMVAGRLEKSKETRNGSEKFTVGLTMFGVTTPCVNAVKERLLKEGYETLVFHATGVGGRAMEDLVRQGLIQGVLDITTTEVADYVVGGVMACDSSRFDALIEKNIPLVLSVGALDMVNFGGQDTIPSQFHHRKIHEHNQQVSLMRTTVDENKKFAEFIAEKLNKSNSKLCICLPEKGISALDAPGKAFYDPEVTGTLIKEVQKLIQTNEDRQVKVFPHHINDIEFANALADLFIEICHNSKDGGESVYESMKDIQEDHPVSEVKPTKGTISYCLSNFPNAKPETLERTHAVLQNLKDQIRMGKPIIGAGAGTGISAKFEEAGGVDLIVLYNSGRFRMAGRGSLAGLLPFADANAVVVEMANEVLPVVKKVPVLAGVCATDPFRCIDYFLKQLESIGFCGVQNFPTVGLFDGNFRQNLEETGMGYGLEVEMVAKAHEMGLLTTPYAFNIEEAVAMAKAGADVVVAHMGLTTSGSIGAKTALSLDESAVRVQAIAVAVHSVNSDVIVLCHGGPISSPEEAKYVLKNTKGVHGFYGASSLERLPVEQAITATVQEYKSISMK, via the exons ATGGCAAAAAATGAGATGAATGAGGCGGTGCAAGTTTTCTGCGTCGGAACTGCTGATACGAAGCTTGAAGAGCTCCGATTTCTATCCCAATCCGTTCAATCAAATCTCAGCAACTTCTCCACTAATTCTTCCACTAAG GTACAAGTTACAGTTGTAGATGTTTCTGCGGGTGAGAAGGAGGTACAGAGCTGTGGTGACTTCACGTTTGTATCAAGGGAGGATGTCTTTTCTGCTTCAGGGGAACCAAGCCCAGTCCAGCTTCCTGATGATAGAGGCAAAGCTGTTGCAGTGATTTGTAAAGCACTTGAAAATTTTCTCAGAAAAGCTCATAGGGGTCGAGTCCTTGCTGGAGTTGTAGGGCTGGGAGGTAGTGGAGGGACATCTCTGCTATCATCTGCCTTTCGATCTCTTCCCATTGGGATCCCCAAGTTACTTGTATCTACTGTTGCCAGTGGTCAAACGGAACCTTATATTGGAACATCAGATTTATTGTTGTTTCCTTCAGTGGTGGATATTTGTGGCATTAACAATGTGAGCAGGGTTGTGCTATCAAATGCTGGTGCAGCTTTTGCTGGGATGGTCGCTGGAAGGCTTGAAAAGTCTAAAGAAACCCGCAATGGCAGTGAAAAATTTACAGTGGGTTTGACAATGTTTGGAGTCACCACACCATGTGTTAATGCTGTCAAGGAAAGACTGCTTAAAGAAGGTTATGAGACCTTGGTTTTTCACGCCACAGGTGTAGGAGGCAGGGCTATGGAGGATCTTGTTAGACAAGGACTTATACAG GGTGTTTTAGACATCACAACCACTGAAGTTGCAGATTATGTTGTTGGAGGTGTTATGGCATGTGATAGTTCCCGGTTTGATGCCTTAATAGAGAAAAATATACCTTTGGTGCTGAGTGTGGGAGCCTTGGATATGGTTAATTTTGGAGGCCAAGATACCATACCTTCTCAATTTCATCATCGGAAGATTCATGAACACAATCAGCag GTTTCTTTGATGCGGACTACAGTGGATGAGAATAAAAAGTTTGCTGAATTTATAGCAGAGAAGTTAAACAAGTCAAACTCAAAACTCTGTATCTGCTTGCCAGAGAAAGGGATATCTGCTTTGGATGCACCTGGTAAGGCCTTTTATGATCCTGAGGTTACTGGAACTCTGATAAAGGAAGTACAGAAGCTGATTCAGACAAATGAAGACCGTCAG GTCAAGGTTTTCCCTCATCACATTAATGATATTGAGTTTGCAAACGCCTTGGCTGACTTGTTCATAGAGATCTGTCATAATTCTAAAGATGGTGGTGAGAGTGTTTATGAATCTATGAAAGATATCCAAGAAGATCATCCTGTTTCTGAAGTAAAACCCACAAAAGGAACTATTTCTTACTGCCTGAGCAACTTCCCAAATGCAAAACCag AAACTTTGGAGAGAACGCATGCCGTGCTGCAGAATTTGAAAGATCAAATAAGGATGGGTAAACCCATTATTGGGGCTGGTGCAGGGACAGGGATATCAGCAAAATTTGAAGAAGCAGGTGGCGTGGATCTAATAGTTTTATACAACTCAGGGCGCTTTCGGATGGCAGGAAGGGGCTCCTTGGCAGGATTGTTGCCTTTTGCTGATGCAAATGCAGTAGTAGTTGAGATGGCCAATGAAGTGTTGCCT GTAGTTAAGAAGGTTCCTGTTCTGGCTGGTGTCTGTGCAACTGATCCATTTCGCTGCATTGACTATTTCCTGAAGCAGTTGGAGTCCATAGGTTTCTGTGGAGTGCAAAATTTTCCTACTGTTGGGCTTTTTGATGGTAATTTTAGACAAAATCTAGAAGAGACTGGAATGGGATATGG ATTGGAGGTTGAAATGGTTGCGAAAGCTCATGAAATGGGCCTCTTAACTACCCCTTATGCCTTCAACATAGAAGAAGCAGTGGCAATGGCAAAAGCTGGTGCTGACGTTGTAGTGGCTCATATGGGGCTCACAACCTCAGGATCAATTGGTGCAAAAACGGCTCTCTCATTGGATGAAAGTGCTGTTCGTGTTCAAGCTATTGCTGTGGCTGTTCATTCTGTCAATAGTGATGTTATTGTGCTCTGCCATGGAG GTCCTATATCCAGCCCTGAAGAAGCCAAATATGTACTAAAGAATACAAAAGGCGTTCATGGATTCTATGGGGCATCAAGTTTGGAAAGGCTACCAGTAGAGCAAGCTATAACAGCCACCGTACAGGAGTACAAATCAATTTCTATGAAGTAA
- the LOC113700213 gene encoding probable methyltransferase TCM_000336 isoform X2 encodes MKMDVEKIFRMKGGVGKTSYSKNSSLQKKASDKVKYITLETIEQVYLTAKPKSLGIADLGCSSGPNTLSNIREIVDAIEEISRRTLQPAPEFRVYLNDLPTNDFNAIFQALPDFYGGLKNGRSNQGAPPSIYIAGYPGSFYGRLFPDNCLHFIYSSYSLHWLSRGLYDETCRPINKGSIYISDNSPPEVPKAYSKQFQEDFSLFLHSRSKELVSGGGMVLILLARKGPSHIDRGNSFFWEILYRSLASLVRKGDVEEEKLDSYDVHFYAPSKEELEDLIKKEGSLKLEGVEMFEIEKDVCDGSATSYGTRVAMTVRAIQESMIAHHFGDAIVDDLFDIYGRMVDEEMAKEDIRPMTSVVVLRKL; translated from the exons ATGAAAATGGACGTTGAAAAAATTTTCCGCATGAAAGGTGGGGTGGGGAAGACTAGCTATTCCAAAAATTCTTCTCTACAG AAGAAGGCTTCTGATAAGGTGAAATACATAACCCTGGAGACCATCGAACAAGTTTATCTGACCGCAAAACCAAAGAGCTTAGGCATAGCTGACTTGGGTTGCTCCTCAGGACCCAACACATTGTCAAACATTAGAGAAATAGTGGATGCAATTGAAGAGATCAGTCGCAGAACCTTGCAACCAGCACCTGAATTTCGAGTGTACCTAAATGATCTTCCCACCAATGACTTTAATGCTATATTCCAGGCCTTACCAGATTTCTATGGTGGCCTCAAGAATGGAAGAAGCAATCAGGGGGCGCCTCCGTCTATATACATAGCTGGTTATCCTGGATCATTTTATGGAAGACTTTTCCCTGATAACTGCTTGCACTTCATATATTCCTCCTACAGTTTGCACTGGCTATCCAGG GGTCTTTATGATGAGACATGCAGACCAATCAACAAAGGCAGCATATATATTTCTGATAACAGTCCTCCAGAGGTGCCCAAAGCATACTCCAAACAGTTCCAGGAAGATTTCTCACTGTTCTTGCATTCAAGGTCAAAGGAGCTTGTTAGTGGAGGTGGGATGGTGCTGATTTTGTTGGCAAGGAAAGGTCCTAGTCATATTGATAGAGGAAATTCATTCTTCTGGGAAATTCTCTACAGATCTTTAGCCTCTTTGGTTCGCAAG GGAGATGTTGAGGAGGAAAAACTGGATTCATATGATGTTCATTTTTATGCGCCATCCAAGGAGGAATTGGAAGATTTGATTAAAAAGGAGGGGTCCCTGAAATTGGAAGGGGTTGAAATGTTTGAAATTGAGAAAGATGTTTGTGATGGTAGCGCTACAAGCTATGGAACAAGGGTTGCTATGACTGTTAGGGCTATTCAGGAATCAATGATCGCCCACCATTTTGGTGATGCAATCGTTGATGATTTGTTTGATATATATGGAAGGATGGTTGATGAAGAAATGGCCAAAGAAGATATTAGGCCTATGACTTCAGTTGTTGTCCTTCGAAAACTATGA
- the LOC140011220 gene encoding uncharacterized protein, with protein sequence MEAFDFDNVTPEKSSVILSCTHLRSIAKLFRIVEVFFVLILLSWTSTRLPFAVKISGEYCRHLVTIVISPLFIFLLGNLIVLTLLFKAGRILSGGQSPADINSEMETETDLYEAFVKTSDSCMNVTNLTSSPDEIEYQDKQTIFEVSRAAKIGKADGSEVSEVFSDKPSEMKAYSRSQSENFDSKRELLEEEEDNCVKLRRSETEKCRKVANPGEIPGETVYVFDELSNEEFQQTIEAFIAKQINFHREEKLAIVLPNHS encoded by the coding sequence atggAGGCCTTTGATTTTGATAACGTCACGCCGGAGAAATCAAGCGTCATTTTAAGCTGTACTCACCTTAGAAGTATTGCCAAATTGTTCCGAATTGTTGAGGTTTTCTTCGTACTAATCTTACTCTCATGGACATCTACTCGCTTGCCGTTCGCCGTCAAAATCTCCGGCGAGTATTGCCGGCATCTAGTGACTATCGTCATTAGtcctcttttcatttttcttctcggCAACCTAATCGTCTTGACTCTGCTCTTCAAAGCCGGCCGCATCCTCTCGGGCGGCCAATCTCCGGCTGACATTAACTCCGAAATGGAAACTGAAACTGATCTGTACGAAGCATTCGTCAAAACTAGCGATAGCTGCATGAACGTTACGAATCTAACTTCCTCTCCCGATGAGATTGAATACCAAGATAAACAGACTATATTTGAAGTGAGCAGAGCCGCCAAAATTGGAAAAGCCGATGGGTCGGAAGTTTCAGAAGTGTTTTCCGATAAACCTTCGGAAATGAAGGCGTATTCTAGAAGCCAATCGGAGAACTTCGACTCGAAGAGAGAGCTtctggaagaggaagaggataaTTGCGTAAAGCTCAGGCGTTCGGAGACTGAGAAGTGCAGGAAGGTTGCGAATCCCGGCGAGATTCCCGGAGAAACAGTGTATGTATTTGATGAATTGAGCAATGAGGAGTTTCAACAGACGATTGAGGCCTTTATTGCTAAGCAAATTAACTTCCATCGCGAAGAAAAGCTGGCTATTGTACTCCCTAACCATAGTTGA